Proteins co-encoded in one Puntigrus tetrazona isolate hp1 chromosome 20, ASM1883169v1, whole genome shotgun sequence genomic window:
- the LOC122324988 gene encoding C-C motif chemokine 24-like, with product MRPFCIFITCLVIFTFCSLTQVCQSLENCCLSYRKKQIPLQQIVRYHITSPECDKCGIIIITKAQRKVCADPTEEWVKRLMKLPDLLALRRCNKHERPVSPSNVGANAKNALQSFTTTETILQPPEETTLVLFKESQDWKGSLRTTETTPLEEMCLVRLKDSHDWSTHFCIQPGRE from the exons ATGAGGCCCTTTTGCATCTTCATCACCTGTCTTGTGATCTTCACCTTCTGCTCACTGACTCAAG TCTGCCAAAGTCTTGAAAACTGCTGCTTGTCTTACCGCAAAAAACAGATCCCACTACAGCAGATTGTGCGTTATCATATTACAAGTCCTGAGTGCGACAAGTGTGGAATCAT TATCATTACAAAAGCTCAAAGAAAGGTCTGTGCCGACCCGACAGAGGAATGGGTTAAGAGATTGATGAAGTTACCGGATTTACTTGCATTACGTCGTTGCAACAAACATGAGAGGCCAGTTTCCCCATCTAATGTGGGCGCTAACGCAAA GAATGCATTGCAGTCATTTACAACGACAGAGACTATACTCCAACCACCAGAGGAAACAACTCTAGTCCTCTTTAAAGAGTCACAAGACTG GAAAGGATCACTCAGAACAACTGAAACTACACCACTAGAGGAAATGTGTCTGGTGCGCTTAAAAGACTCGCATGACTG GTCCACTCACTTCTGTATACAGCCAGGACGAGAATAA
- the LOC122324992 gene encoding C-C motif chemokine 8-like gives MKPFCTFVACLVLFACCSLARSEFSQGPDKCCFSFSNVKIPLKQVESYHTTHLECHRSGIIIITKAQREICADTSERWVQRLMNLVDNRTMKEISQSSSGDSE, from the exons ATGAAGCCCTTCTGCACCTTCGTCGCCTGCCTTGTGCTCTTCGCTTGCTGCTCACTGGCTCGCAGTGAAT TCAGCCAGGGTCCAGACAAgtgctgcttttctttttccaatgTGAAAATCCCACTGAAGCAGGTTGAGAGTTATCATACCACACATCTTGAATGCCACAGGAGCGGTATCAT TATCATCACCAAAGCTCAAAGAGAGATCTGCGCTGACACGTCAGAGAGATGGGTTCAGAGACTGATGAACCTGGTGGATAATCGAACCATGAAGGAGATTTCTCAGAGCAGCTCTGGGGACAGCGAATAA